The bacterium nucleotide sequence GGTGTCGCGGATGTAGATGCGGTTCATCTTGCGGCCCAGCTCCGAGGGATCGTTGCACTCCGGCGCGAGTGCGCGCAGGGTGGCCTGGAGCTTGGCCATGAGCAGAGCCGCCCCCAGCCCCTTGTCGGAGATATCCCCGAGTGCAAATCCATGGCGATGGCTGTTGATGGGCAGATAATCGAGGAGATCGCCGCCCACCTCGTTGGCGGGATGATAATAGAGCCAGATCGACCAGCCGGCGATGACCGGCGGTTGATCGGGGATCAGGGCCTTCTGCACGATCCGGCCCGCCTGAAGCTCGCTGCGGGCCAGCATTTTATCCTTGACCTCAAGCATTAGGAGAAAGATCAGGAGGATGATGCCGGAAAGGCTGGTGTCATTACTGGCCTGGATGTTTTGAGAATGCCACTCACACCGGGGGGAGACGGTCAGCAGCAGGGCGATGATCAGCATCAACCGTCGGAAACTGCTCATATGCAGCAGCAAGCTTTTAAGCAGCCATAACGTGGTGGCAAAAAAACGCCACACGCTTCTCATGGCGCGCAACCGACTGCGTTGTTCATCGCTGAGATAGAACTGCTTCAGCTCGGCGTTCTCCCTGCGGATTTGGGACCAATAGCCTCCTTTCCGCAGATCGTCGCGAAGCACCTTGCGCAGGTGCGGGTCGGCTGTCGATTCATGTCCGGTCATGATGTGCTCCCTTTGCGAGAATCCATCTGTTTGTACGCAGAGTGGGCGGAAAAGTAACACCGCAACCAGCCCCTGTTCATTTCATTTGCCTTTTTGCGGGGAAAGATGTAATTTTAGCGGTGCAAAAAGGGCTTAGAGGAGGAACCGAATGTCCATGTCGCGCAAGGAATTCATGAAAACCGCAGGGAAAGGCCTGATGGCGGCCGGAGCGGCTGCGGCGGCGCCGGCCCTGGCCAGGGGCAAAAAGAAAAACACCCAGAGCAACGGTGGCTTCAAAATGGAGATCAAGACCAGGCGTCTTGAACTGCGCCATGCCTGGACCATTGCCCGCAACACCAGCACCTACAAGGAATATGCTTTTGTAAAACTTGAAAAAGACGGTATTTATGGCCTTGGTGAAGCTGCGCATAACGTCCGTTACGGCGAGTCGCTCGAATCGATCATCGCCACCCTCGAAAAGGCGCGGCCGATCCTCGAACACGGTGATCCCTGGCAATTCGTCGACCTCAATGCGGCGGTGCAGGCCGTTTGCGAAGGCCAGACGGCCGCCAAGGCGGCCATCGATATCGCCATGATGGACTGGATCGGCAAGTCGCTGGAGATCCCCCTCTATCAGTTCTGGGGGCTGGACCCGAAGAAGGCGCCCCGGACTACCTTTTCCATCGGCATCGACACCATGGAGATGGTCAAGCAGAAGGTCGAGGAGGCGGCGCCCTATCCCCTGCTCAAGATCAAGATGGGCAAGGAGAATGATGAGGAGATCCTCGAGGCTGTGCGCAGCGTCACTAATAAGACCCTGCGCGTCGATGCCAATGAGGGGTGGAAGGACAAGGAACTGGCGCTGCGCAAGGTGGAATGGCTGGCGGCCAACGGCGTCGACCTCGTCGAGCAGCCAATGCCCAGCCAGATGCTCGAGGAGACCGCCTGGGTGAAGGAGCGCGCTTCGATCCCCATCATCGCCGATGAATCGGTCAAGACCAGCGCGGACATCCCTAAACTGGCCGAAGCCTTCGACGGGATCAACATCAAGGTGGACAAGGCGGGGGGGCTGCAGGAGTCGCTGCGGATGATCTGGATGGCCCGCTCCCTTGGCCTCAAGATCATGCTCGGTTGCATGGTCTCCAGTTCCCTCTCGATCACGGCCGCAGCGCACCTCTCTCCCCTGACCGACTTTCCCGATCTGGATGGCAATCTGCTGTTGGCGCAGGATCCCTTCACCGGGGTGAGGGTGAAGGATGGCTGGTTGATCCTGCCCGACGGGCCGGGGCTGGGCGTGAAAGGAAGTTTTTGATTGAAAGTGCTGCTCTTTGATATCGACGGCACCCTGGTCCTCTCCGGCGGGGCCGGCCTTCGCGCCATGAACCGGGCTTTTGCGGATCTTTATGACCTTCCGGATGCCTTTGCGGGGATACAATTGGCCGGTCGTACGGACCGCGCGATTCTCCAGGATGGCTTGGCCCGATACCAGCTGGCCTGGTCCCCTGAAGCGGAGGAGATCTTCAAGCAGCGCTACTTTGAGCTCTTGCCGGAGGAGATGCTGCTGCCGGCGGCGGGCAAGCGGATCATGCCCGGCGTCCTGCCGCTGCTCGAGATTCTCTCGCAGCGGCCCGGGCTTCATCTCGGGCTGCTGACCGGCAACTGGCGCACCAGCGGTTATCTCAAACTGGCCGAATTTGGACTCGACCGGTATTTTACCTTTGGAGCGTTTGCGGATGACTCGGGGGCGCGCGAGGAACTGCTCCCCTTCGCCGTGACGCGGTTTGCCGCGGTGCACGGTCGCCGGCCGCTGCCGCACGAGGTCTATGTCATCGGCGATACGCCTCACGACATCCAGTGCGCCCGGCCGCATGGCGCGGTCGCTGTGGGCGTCGCAGCCGCTGCGCATTCCGCCGCCGATCTGGCGGTGCACCATCCCGATTACCTGTTGGAAGATTTGCAGGATACCGCGGCCGCGCTGCAGGTCCTGGGCTGAGCGGTTTGAGCGTCCATGCACGGTGCCGGCTACGCCAGCAACGCCCGGATTTCATCGACCATCTGGTCCCGGCCGACGGTGACCTGTCCCACTTTCTTTTTCACCCACTCGCTGCGTTCCTTGATCTCATTTTGCTCGCTGCGCATGGCGCGCAGGTCCTTGATCGAGACCTGTCCGGCGGCGAACTCGTCGGATCCGGCGATCACCGCGACCGGAATCATCTGCAGGTCGGCGTATTTCAGCTGTTTGCCGAGACTCTTCTCCCGCCCGATGTAGAGTTCGGTGTTGAATCCGGCGGCGCGCAATTCCCTGGCGATCTTTTGATACTCGATAATCCGTTCGCGGTCCATGACGGTGACCAGGACCTCCGCGGTGGAGGGACGGCCCGGCGCACCGCCGATTTTTTGCAGCGCAGAGAGCAGCCGGTCGACTCCGATCGAGGCGCCGGTGGCGGGAATCTCCTCGCCGAGGAACTTGCCGATCAGGTGGTCGTAGCGGCCGC carries:
- a CDS encoding PP2C family protein-serine/threonine phosphatase; this translates as MTGHESTADPHLRKVLRDDLRKGGYWSQIRRENAELKQFYLSDEQRSRLRAMRSVWRFFATTLWLLKSLLLHMSSFRRLMLIIALLLTVSPRCEWHSQNIQASNDTSLSGIILLIFLLMLEVKDKMLARSELQAGRIVQKALIPDQPPVIAGWSIWLYYHPANEVGGDLLDYLPINSHRHGFALGDISDKGLGAALLMAKLQATLRALAPECNDPSELGRKMNRIYIRDTMANRFASMIYFEITAEEGLVRFINAGHQPPLLIRGDDVTEWPKGDPALGIQPKALYSTHSVTLNPGETLFFYSDGLVEARNLEGDFWGEERLRASLAAMTKGSAEQMGEKLISRLQFFAAEAPTHDDITMIILQRQ
- a CDS encoding dipeptide epimerase; this translates as MSMSRKEFMKTAGKGLMAAGAAAAAPALARGKKKNTQSNGGFKMEIKTRRLELRHAWTIARNTSTYKEYAFVKLEKDGIYGLGEAAHNVRYGESLESIIATLEKARPILEHGDPWQFVDLNAAVQAVCEGQTAAKAAIDIAMMDWIGKSLEIPLYQFWGLDPKKAPRTTFSIGIDTMEMVKQKVEEAAPYPLLKIKMGKENDEEILEAVRSVTNKTLRVDANEGWKDKELALRKVEWLAANGVDLVEQPMPSQMLEETAWVKERASIPIIADESVKTSADIPKLAEAFDGINIKVDKAGGLQESLRMIWMARSLGLKIMLGCMVSSSLSITAAAHLSPLTDFPDLDGNLLLAQDPFTGVRVKDGWLILPDGPGLGVKGSF
- a CDS encoding haloacid dehalogenase-like hydrolase, yielding MLLFDIDGTLVLSGGAGLRAMNRAFADLYDLPDAFAGIQLAGRTDRAILQDGLARYQLAWSPEAEEIFKQRYFELLPEEMLLPAAGKRIMPGVLPLLEILSQRPGLHLGLLTGNWRTSGYLKLAEFGLDRYFTFGAFADDSGAREELLPFAVTRFAAVHGRRPLPHEVYVIGDTPHDIQCARPHGAVAVGVAAAAHSAADLAVHHPDYLLEDLQDTAAALQVLG